Within the Rhizobium favelukesii genome, the region GCAGCCGATGGGTCCGTGGATCAACGTTCTCGATCCGACCTTCCACTTGCACCTTCGTCAGGATCACATTGCCGAGACCTGGGCCGTGCGCAAGCCGACGAAGGACGGCCATGTGACCTCGCTCGAGGCATACAATGCCGATGGCGAAATGATCATCCAGTTCTTCGGCAAGCGGAAGGAAGGCACCGAGGAGCGCGACGACTGGCGCTCCATCATGGAAACCCTGCCGCGCACAGGAACAAGCGTCGCGGCGTGAGAAGGGGTTGAAGATGCGTAAGGAACCGCGCCACAAGCGGCTTTGGGCACTGGCGTTTTCGGCGGCGGCGATCGTGCTGTCGCTGGCTCCCGTCTCGGATTCCCTGGCGGCCGAGAAACTGGATACGACGCGCCTCGTATCGGTCGGCGGCGACGTCACCGAGATCGTCTACGCGCTGGGTGAGCAGGATCGGTTGATCGCCCGCGACACGACGAGCATGTATCCCGAAGCGGCGATGAAGCTGCCCGACGTCGGCTACATGCGCGCCCTGTCGCCGGAAGGCATCCTTGCGATGAACCCGACGGCCATCATCGCCATCGAAGGATCCGGACCTCCGGAAGCACTGAATGTTCTAAAGAGCGCCAGCGTTCCGTTCGAGACCGTCCCGAATGCCTATACGCGTGAGGGCATCCTCGCGAAGATCGACCGCGTCGGCGAACTTCTTGGGCAGCCGGACAAGGCAAAGGCATTGGAAGAAAGGGTCGGCGCAGACCTCGACGCGGCGATTTCCGACGCCAAGAAGCGGCCCGAAAGCGAGCGCAAGCGTGTCCTCTTTATCCTCAGCATGCAGGGCGGCAAGATCATGGCATCCGGTACCGGCACTGCCGCCGACGGCATCATCAAGCTTTCGGGCTCCGTCAATGCCGTGGGCAACGTCCCCGGCTACAAGCCGCTGACCGACGAAGCGATCGTGGAAGCAAAGCCCGACGTCATTTTGATGATGAACCGCGGCGATGGTTCGGGTACTGGCAATGAAGACCTTCTCAAGCAGCCCGCACTGGCCCTGACACCGGCGGCGCAGAACAAGGCGATCGTCCGTATGGACGGCCTGCACCTGCTTGGTTTCGGCCCCCGCACTGCAGGCGCCGTCCGTGAGTTGAACGCGGCGATCTACGGGAACTGACGATGGCTCTTCAGGACGCCATGGGACAGAAGCGTGCGATGTTTTCGCTGACAGGTCTGCGGGAGCGTCACAGGACGGGCGATCGCAGCCGCCTCGCCCTGCTGGCGATCGTTCTGCTTGCGGTCGGCTCCGTCCTGTCCCTGTTGTTTTCGGTGACAACGGGCGCTTCCAACGCCTCGTTCCTCGACGTCATTGCCAAGGTGGCCGGTTCAGATGATGCGCTGAACGCACGCGATCGGATCATCATCTTTGATATCCGCATGCCCCGCGCGATCCTGGGTTTCCTGGTCGGTGGATCGCTTGCCGTCTCGGGCGCCATCATGCAGGGCCTGTTCCGCAATCCGCTTGCCGATCCTGGACTTGTCGGCGTGTCCTCAGGGGCCAGTCTCGGCGCAGTGGTGATCATCGTGCTCGCCAGCACCTTTGCCGCACCGCTCTACACGCTGCTCGGCATCTACGCACTGCCGATCGCAGCCTTCTGCGGCGGCCTCGCCAGCACGTGGCTGCTCTACCGGATCGCAACTGGGTACGGCCAGACCTCGGTTGCCACGATGCTGCTTGCCGGCATCGCGCTCGGCTCGCTTGCCGGTGCGCTCACCGGGCTTTTGATCTACATGGCCAATGATCAGCAACTGCGAGACCTCACTTTCTGGGGGATGGGATCACTTGCTGGAGCGACATGGGCAAAGATTGCCGCCGCAGCGCCAATCATTCTTCTCTCCTTTGCCGCCATACCGTTCATGGCCCGGGGCCTGAACGCCATCACGCTCGGCGAAGCGACGGCTTTTCACATGGGCGTCCCCGTCCAGCGGCTGAAGAATATCGCCATCGTCAGCGTTGCCGCTGCAACTGGTGCTTCGGTCGCGGTGAGTGGGGGCATCGGTTTCGTCGGCATTGTGGTTCCGCATGTGCTGCGAATGTCGATCGGCCCCGATCACCGCTTCCTGCTGCCAGCCTCCGCCCTTCTCGGCGGCTCGTTGCTGATTTTCGCCGATGTCCTTGCGAGGACGATCGTCGCGCCGGCCGAACTGCCGATCGGCATCATTACGGCGGCCGTCGGCGGCCCGTTCTTCCTGTGGATTCTGTTGCGGCATCGCGCACGCCTTGCCCTTTGAGTATCGAGCAATGATCGAAGTATCCGGCGTTTCCGTACGCCTTTCCGGCAAGACCATCGTTCGTCAGGTCGGCTTTACCGCACGGGCTGGTCAGCTGACGGCGATTGCCGGTCCGAACGGTTCAGGCAAGACGACCACGATGAAGGCCGTCTCGGGCGAACTCCCCTACGCGGGCACCATTCGCCTCAATGGGCAGGATGTGAGCGCGCTGCAGCCATGGCAGCTGGCGACGATGCGTGGCGTGCTGCCGCAGGCAAGCACCATCTCCTTCCCGTTCATGGTGCGCGAAGTGGTCCGGATGGGCTTGACCACTGGCGTCAATCGTAACCCTGATAAAGTAGAACAGATTGCCGCCAATGCACTGACGGCTGTCGACCTCGAGGGCTTCGAAGGACGCTTCTATCAGGAGCTTTCGGGCGGTGAGCAGCAGCGCGTACAGCTCGCCCGCGTTCTGTGCCAGATCGCCGAGCCGGTCATCGACGGAAAGCCGTGCTGGCTCCTGCTCGACGAGCCGGTATCGAGCCTCGACATCAGCCATCAGTTGACCATCATGACATTGGCGCGCAAATTCTGCGAAGCTGGCGGCGGCGTCATCGCAGTCATGCACGACCTCAACCTGACTGCGCTCTTCGCCGACGAGATGATCCTCATGAAATCAGGGCAGGTGGCTGCGGCTGGTGGCGTCCGCGACGTGCTGACGGATGAGACCATGGAAACCGTCTTTGGCTGTGCCCTGCGGATCAACCAGGTTCCAGCGGACGGCACACCCTTCGTCCTTGCCCACAGTGCAGTTCAGACCTGATACAATCCAGCGTAGCGGAACTTTTGAGAAGCGGCCGCGTTAAGCAATTGATGATGTGGGTCATTGCCGGGCGACAATCTTCATGCAACCTTCGGCGGCGGCCCTGTGTTGAACCAGGCCGCGTAGAGCGCGCCTTACCGATGGAGAAAATCGTGGCCTCTTCGCTCCTCCACCCCCTCCGCAGCCGGCGCAATGGCGGCACGCTTCACAACATTGAATCCACCATCGAAGAGCAGATCGAAACTCTTCGCGACGACATCGCGGCCCTGACGAAGATCGCTGGAAAGCAATCGCGCAAGTCGGGTGATCGACTTCGCTATCAGGCAGCAGCCGGCTACGACGATCTACTCTCCCGCAGCGAGGACCTGATCCACGAATTGCGGGGGGGTTACCTACGCGGCGCGCATGAAGTGCGCAACACGGTACGCCGGCACCCTGTAGCCACCATCGGGGCGGCGGCAGCCTTCGGGCTTGTCCTCGCCCTCCTTGCCCGCCGTTAAGGAGACGAGATGCTCTTTTCGCTCCTCAGCCTGCTGGTAGGCACGAGTGTTCACCGAACCGTTGCGCGGACGAAGCGCAACGGTATTTTCGTGGCGATTGCCGTCGTACTCTTGTTGACCGCCTATACACTCGCCGTCGTTGCCGGCGCGATATGGCTCTCCGGCATTTATGGACCCATAGGCGCGGCGCTATTCCTGGCTGCCGCAGCGCTGCTGATCGCGATCGTCGTCCTCGTTATCATGATGGTGATCAATGCGCAGGAAGCGCGCCGTGCGGCGGAGCGCAGACAGGCGCTGGAATCGCTTGCGGCCGCCGGTATAGGCCTCATCCGCGCCCAGCCGTTGCTGACGGCGGGTGTTCTCGCAGCCGTGGTCGCGGCCAACCTCTTGGGCTCCAAGCGCAACGACGACTGACACTCCATCGTTCACCCGAAAAAAGGCCGGCCGTTCACCCGAAAAAAGGCCGGCGCCGTGAGGCAGCCGGCCTTTTTGGGTCGAGCTGGGCATGTCAGAAGGCGAAGGCTTTGGACGTCAGCGGCGAGGATGTTGCATCTGGCCCGAAATCGGCCTCGCCGGAAATCTGAAGCAGTTCCTGGAGACGCTGGCGGGCACGATTGACGCGGCTCTTGATCGTGCCGACGGCACATCCGCAGATTTCCGCGGCTTCTTCGTAGGAGAACCCCGATGCGCCGACCAGAATGATCGCTTCACGCTGGTCCGGGGGCAGCTGATCGAGCGCCTTCTTGAAATCCTGAAGATCGAGCGCGCCATACTGCGACGGGTGCATCGCCATCGACTCGGTGAACAAGCCATCGCTATCCTGGATTTCGCGTCCGCTCTTGCGCATCTGGCTGTAAAGCTCGTTGCGCAGGATCGTAAAGAGCCAGGCCTTCATGTTGGTGCCCATCTCGAAATGATCCTGCTTTGCCCAGGCCTTCATGATCGTGTCCTGAACAAGATCGTCCGCCCGGTCATGCCGGCCAATCAGCGAGATGGCAAAGGCTCGCAGACTCGGTAGCGACGCAAGGAGTTCGCGCTTGAAGCTTGGTTGCTGCTTTTCCATGGAGCCACCTTACTTCGCGGCCTTGGCCGAAGCGACCAGTTCAGCCTGGTCAAGCTTCTCGAGCAAATCGAGAAAGCGCTCCGGAATCGCTTCTTCCTGCACGGCAGCATAAAGCGATCGTAACTTCACCCCGATCTGGCTGTTCGGGTCCAGGATATCGCTTGCGCGCATTTCCAGCCGCTGCCGATCTTTTTCATTCTTGCGTGTCGTCATCAATCGTCACTTTACTCGTTATCCGCCCGTTCTGCCACGTCGCCTTGATTAAGTTCGTCTTAACTACATCAGCCGCTTGGGCCGGCTGATTGGCGAACATCCCGTCGCGTGTCATGAAACAAATGCGATGAGCCCTCTGTTTGTAGGCACGATAATGCTGCTGAGAAAAAAAAGTTCCTACATATCAGGAACATTTTTACAGTCCGTGGCGTTTTAATCGCCATTGAGGCCTCTCACCGGCCTATTGGGAGCTATAAATGACACTTTCGACTCGAATTGCGCCGCACCTTCCTTATCTGCGTCGTTATTCCCGCGCGCTTACTGGAACGCAAACGTCGGGCGACGCGTATGTAGCCGCCGTCCTCGAGGCAATCATTACCGATATATCCATTTTCCCGGATACCGCGGATGACCGCGTTGCATTGTACAAACTTTTCACCACGCTGTTTGGTTCCGTCACAGTCCAGATCCCTGAACCTGCCTCGCCTTACGCGTGGGAGCAGCGCGCAACGCTGAACCTCGCCAAGGTTTCGCCGCTCGCGCGCCAGGCTTTTATCCTCGCCTCCGTCGAGAACTTCCGGGTTGGAGAGATTGCCGAGATCCTGGGCGTGGAAGAGGACGAAGTCGTCAGCCTGCTCGACAACGCATCGCGCGAAATCTCTCGCCAGGTTGCCACGGACGTCATGATCATCGAGGACGAGCCGCTGATCGCGATGGACATCGAACAAATGGTGGAAAGCCTCGGCCACCGGGTGACCGGCATCGCCCGTACGCATGCCGAAGCGGTTGCGCTTTATAACAGGACCCGGCCGGGCATGGTTTTGGCAGATATCCAGCTTGCCGACGGCAGCTCCGGCATCGATGCGGTCAACGACATTCTCAAGACTGCGAGCGTGCCGGTGATCTTCATCACCGCCTTTCCCGAGCGACTGCTGACGGGCGAACGGCCGGAGCCGACCTTCCTGGTCACGAAGCCGTTCAATCCGGACATGGTCAAGGCATTGATCAGTCAGGCACTTTTCTTCAACCAATCCACCAAGGCCGCCGCCTGAAGAAATGGCGACTTGAGGAACAAAGGGAACGGGAATGCGTTTCGGTGAATCTGGAACGCTTTTCCGGCCTTAAGGTTTTTTTTTAGCGCTTTCTTCTAGGATAAGCTTCCCGATCAATGGGCACCCTCCTCCGCCGTGAGGAAAGATCAAAATGGGAAAGGCGACTAGGTGAACAGGAATGAACCAGTGCCCGGCATGTCCTTCGCGCCGGAAGGCAGAGTGGTTCTACTGCAGCGCGCGCTCGCAAGTGCCGGGATTTCAGTGATCTACCAGGATCCTGGCCTGTCGATCATCTATGCCGATAACCTTCCTGCGTATTTTCAGCCGCTTGCAATACCGGGCGGAACTGACGCAGATCTCTTCGGCGAGACACATGGGCGCAACCTGGAGAAGCTGAAGCAGCAGGTATTCGAAACCGGGAAGCAGATGACAGCCGAGGTCGACATTTCGATCGACGGGGAAATGCGCACGTACGAACTGAAGATCCAGCGCGCTGGCACGGATCACGCCATGGGCATCCTCTCCGTCATATCCGAGGTGACGGAGGCACGGCATCGCGAAAAGGTGCTGAAGTCCCTTCTTCGCGAGCTATCGCACCGCTCGAAGAACCTTCTGGCCATTATTCAGGGCATCGCCACACAAACGGCCCGTAACACCATATCGCTGGATAGCTTTCTGGCGAAATTCCGCGGGCGATTGCAATCGCTCTCGAACTCGCAGGACTTGATTACTGACTCCAGTTGGCGCGGTGCCTTCCTGTTCGAACTGGCTGAAAAGCAGTTCGCCCCCTATTGGCCTGAGACCGCAGGACCGCTGCCGATCTCCGGGATAAACGTCCACCTGACACCCAATGCCGCCGTGCATGTCGGCCTGGCGCTGCACGAATTGATCGTCAATTCGGCTTCCTATGGAGCGATCGCTGGCAGCAAACCTGCTGTCACCTTGAGCTGCCACGAAGTGGCCTCTGCCGGGCGAAAGGCAATCGAGGTTTCATGGTCGGAGACGCTGTGCGATCCGACAGAGATTCATGAATTCAGCGACAACAGCTTCGGCAAGACGGTGCTCGAGCGCGTCGTCCCCTCCTCGGTAAACGGCAAGGCCGAACTCACGCTGGTACCAGGCCGGATCGAATATCATCTGGTCATCCCTGACGCCGAGTTCGAGATTCTCCGGCGTCCTCCTCGACAGGCAGCGATGCGCTAAACGAAGAACAGCCAGTGCGAGGGCGGCGCACCGGCTGTTCTTTCACTCATCGGGAGGGGACCGTGAGTAGGTCCGAACGATGTTTTGGGGGCGCGCATGTTGGGTCGATGCGGTCATCGTTCGGATACCGCAGTAACGGGCAAGTATCCGAATGGTTCCCCGAACGGACGAGAAAAAATCGATTTTTTCATTTTTTATTTCAAGGACGCGGCCAAGGGCGGACGGCGCTCCGAAACCAGCAAAAATAGCCCCATTAAAACAATATGATAAACGGCATGCATCGCAAAAATTTTACCGTTTGATAAATTTTTTAACCTGAGTTACGCTTCCCCCTACTGGCCGTTTACCAATAATGAGGGAACTTCAATGGAACGACTGGGAACTGGGATTCGTGCAGGCCGGCTTTCGCCCGCCGAGTACGAGTCGAACTTCTCCGATCTTCATCCGCGCCTCGACAAGCACGAGGCGCTGGTGGCAGCCGACCGCTGCTATTTCTGCTACGACGCGCCGTGCATGACGGCCTGTCCCACCTCCATCGACATTCCGCTCTTCATCCGGCAGATCGCCACCGGCAATCCGCTCGGATCGGCCAAGACGATCTTCGACCAGAATATCCTGGGCGGCATGTGCGCTCGCGTCTGTCCCACCGAAGAGTTGTGCGAGCAGGCCTGCGTGCGCAACACGGCAGAAGAGCGACCCGTCGAAATCGGCCGCCTGCAGCGCTACGCCACCGACACGGCCATGCAGGCAGACAAGCAGTTTTACAGCCGCCCCGCTCTGACCGGAAAGACGATTGCCGTCGTCGGCGCGGGCCCGGCAGGTCTTGCCGCTGCCCATCGCCTCGCCGTGAAGGGCCATGACGTCGTCATCTACGACGGAAGGCCGAAGTCAGGCGGCCTCAACGAATATGGCATCGCCACCTACAAGACAGTCGACGACTTCGCGCAGCAGGAAGTGGACTACGTTCTGGCGATCGGCGGCATTGAAGTCCGCCACGACCAGCAACTTGGCCGTGATTTCTCTCTCGCCGATCTGCAATCGCGATATGACGCCGTTTTCGTCGGCATCGGCCTTGCCGGTGTCAATGCGCTACGTCTCGAAGGCGAAAATCTACCGGGCGTGGATGATGCCGTCGACTTCATCGCCAGCCTGCGCCAGGCCGCAAGCAAGGGCGAGATTGCGATCGGCCGCCG harbors:
- a CDS encoding heme/hemin ABC transporter substrate-binding protein, giving the protein MKMRKEPRHKRLWALAFSAAAIVLSLAPVSDSLAAEKLDTTRLVSVGGDVTEIVYALGEQDRLIARDTTSMYPEAAMKLPDVGYMRALSPEGILAMNPTAIIAIEGSGPPEALNVLKSASVPFETVPNAYTREGILAKIDRVGELLGQPDKAKALEERVGADLDAAISDAKKRPESERKRVLFILSMQGGKIMASGTGTAADGIIKLSGSVNAVGNVPGYKPLTDEAIVEAKPDVILMMNRGDGSGTGNEDLLKQPALALTPAAQNKAIVRMDGLHLLGFGPRTAGAVRELNAAIYGN
- a CDS encoding FecCD family ABC transporter permease — encoded protein: MALQDAMGQKRAMFSLTGLRERHRTGDRSRLALLAIVLLAVGSVLSLLFSVTTGASNASFLDVIAKVAGSDDALNARDRIIIFDIRMPRAILGFLVGGSLAVSGAIMQGLFRNPLADPGLVGVSSGASLGAVVIIVLASTFAAPLYTLLGIYALPIAAFCGGLASTWLLYRIATGYGQTSVATMLLAGIALGSLAGALTGLLIYMANDQQLRDLTFWGMGSLAGATWAKIAAAAPIILLSFAAIPFMARGLNAITLGEATAFHMGVPVQRLKNIAIVSVAAATGASVAVSGGIGFVGIVVPHVLRMSIGPDHRFLLPASALLGGSLLIFADVLARTIVAPAELPIGIITAAVGGPFFLWILLRHRARLAL
- a CDS encoding heme ABC transporter ATP-binding protein; this translates as MIEVSGVSVRLSGKTIVRQVGFTARAGQLTAIAGPNGSGKTTTMKAVSGELPYAGTIRLNGQDVSALQPWQLATMRGVLPQASTISFPFMVREVVRMGLTTGVNRNPDKVEQIAANALTAVDLEGFEGRFYQELSGGEQQRVQLARVLCQIAEPVIDGKPCWLLLDEPVSSLDISHQLTIMTLARKFCEAGGGVIAVMHDLNLTALFADEMILMKSGQVAAAGGVRDVLTDETMETVFGCALRINQVPADGTPFVLAHSAVQT
- a CDS encoding DUF883 family protein, translating into MEKIVASSLLHPLRSRRNGGTLHNIESTIEEQIETLRDDIAALTKIAGKQSRKSGDRLRYQAAAGYDDLLSRSEDLIHELRGGYLRGAHEVRNTVRRHPVATIGAAAAFGLVLALLARR
- a CDS encoding RNA polymerase sigma factor, which gives rise to MEKQQPSFKRELLASLPSLRAFAISLIGRHDRADDLVQDTIMKAWAKQDHFEMGTNMKAWLFTILRNELYSQMRKSGREIQDSDGLFTESMAMHPSQYGALDLQDFKKALDQLPPDQREAIILVGASGFSYEEAAEICGCAVGTIKSRVNRARQRLQELLQISGEADFGPDATSSPLTSKAFAF
- a CDS encoding NepR family anti-sigma factor — protein: MRASDILDPNSQIGVKLRSLYAAVQEEAIPERFLDLLEKLDQAELVASAKAAK
- a CDS encoding response regulator, whose product is MTLSTRIAPHLPYLRRYSRALTGTQTSGDAYVAAVLEAIITDISIFPDTADDRVALYKLFTTLFGSVTVQIPEPASPYAWEQRATLNLAKVSPLARQAFILASVENFRVGEIAEILGVEEDEVVSLLDNASREISRQVATDVMIIEDEPLIAMDIEQMVESLGHRVTGIARTHAEAVALYNRTRPGMVLADIQLADGSSGIDAVNDILKTASVPVIFITAFPERLLTGERPEPTFLVTKPFNPDMVKALISQALFFNQSTKAAA
- a CDS encoding sensor histidine kinase, with translation MSFAPEGRVVLLQRALASAGISVIYQDPGLSIIYADNLPAYFQPLAIPGGTDADLFGETHGRNLEKLKQQVFETGKQMTAEVDISIDGEMRTYELKIQRAGTDHAMGILSVISEVTEARHREKVLKSLLRELSHRSKNLLAIIQGIATQTARNTISLDSFLAKFRGRLQSLSNSQDLITDSSWRGAFLFELAEKQFAPYWPETAGPLPISGINVHLTPNAAVHVGLALHELIVNSASYGAIAGSKPAVTLSCHEVASAGRKAIEVSWSETLCDPTEIHEFSDNSFGKTVLERVVPSSVNGKAELTLVPGRIEYHLVIPDAEFEILRRPPRQAAMR
- a CDS encoding NAD(P)-dependent oxidoreductase, whose product is MERLGTGIRAGRLSPAEYESNFSDLHPRLDKHEALVAADRCYFCYDAPCMTACPTSIDIPLFIRQIATGNPLGSAKTIFDQNILGGMCARVCPTEELCEQACVRNTAEERPVEIGRLQRYATDTAMQADKQFYSRPALTGKTIAVVGAGPAGLAAAHRLAVKGHDVVIYDGRPKSGGLNEYGIATYKTVDDFAQQEVDYVLAIGGIEVRHDQQLGRDFSLADLQSRYDAVFVGIGLAGVNALRLEGENLPGVDDAVDFIASLRQAASKGEIAIGRRVVVLGGGMTAIDAAVQAKLLGAEEVTICYRRGKEHMNASEFEQDLATSKGVIIRHWLAPKSILAQDGKVAAIEVEYTKLVDGRLSTTGETGVIAADQIFKAIGQTFDAAGLGALRMESGRIAIDAQGKTSLDGIWAGGDCVFGGDDLTVSAVAQGRDAAESINRMLAAGAQPAVAVA